A single region of the Streptomyces sp. NBC_00236 genome encodes:
- a CDS encoding DUF397 domain-containing protein gives MSDCLAQHALRWRRSSRSTGMNNCVEAAPFGGRRLAVRDSKDRSRPPLQFSATAWTSFVTALNGGDVS, from the coding sequence ATGTCGGATTGCCTCGCACAGCACGCGTTACGGTGGCGGCGCAGCAGCCGCAGCACGGGAATGAACAACTGCGTGGAGGCCGCGCCGTTCGGTGGCCGACGGCTGGCCGTGCGCGACTCCAAGGACCGCTCCAGGCCGCCTCTCCAGTTCTCCGCGACGGCCTGGACGTCCTTCGTCACCGCCCTGAACGGCGGTGACGTCAGCTGA
- a CDS encoding helix-turn-helix domain-containing protein, translating to MQHGPAVRRRKLGEELRSLRHASGLTSRDAARLLGWHQSKVSRIETGVSGVRPGDVTRLLDTYGTNDPKLREVLEALAGSAGGGGAGWWHAYRGLIPPQYRDFISLESQARTARTLETSVVPGLLQTADYARAVTRASLDGLPTGQLDSLVEVRLARQGVLRSDPPLRLSAVLDEAVLRREVGGRRVMREQLRHLSRVAQLPHVQLQLLPFSVGGYVGLTGPFVIFSFPTTSDLDVVVLDHLTSSLYLERKEDLEAYSSAFRTLQAHALSPEHSLDLIAAIDRGGQ from the coding sequence ATGCAGCACGGCCCTGCGGTGCGACGCCGCAAGCTCGGGGAGGAACTGCGGAGTCTGCGCCATGCGTCCGGACTCACGAGCCGCGACGCGGCTCGTCTGCTCGGCTGGCATCAGTCGAAGGTCAGCCGGATCGAGACCGGTGTGAGCGGAGTACGGCCAGGTGACGTGACCCGGCTGCTCGACACCTATGGCACCAACGACCCGAAGTTGCGCGAGGTCCTGGAGGCGCTCGCGGGATCGGCGGGCGGCGGGGGCGCGGGATGGTGGCACGCCTACCGCGGTCTCATCCCGCCGCAGTACCGCGACTTCATCAGTCTGGAATCCCAGGCGCGCACCGCCCGCACCCTGGAGACGTCGGTGGTGCCGGGCCTGCTGCAGACCGCGGACTACGCCCGTGCGGTGACCCGGGCCTCGCTCGACGGACTGCCCACCGGACAGCTGGACTCGCTGGTGGAAGTGCGGCTCGCGCGGCAGGGTGTCCTGCGGAGCGACCCTCCGCTGCGGCTGAGCGCGGTGCTGGACGAGGCGGTACTGCGGCGGGAGGTCGGGGGCCGCCGGGTGATGCGGGAGCAGTTGCGCCACCTCAGCCGAGTGGCCCAACTGCCTCATGTGCAGCTTCAGTTGCTGCCGTTCTCGGTCGGCGGCTATGTGGGCCTCACGGGACCTTTCGTTATCTTCTCTTTTCCGACTACTTCTGATCTGGATGTGGTCGTTCTTGACCACTTGACGAGTAGCCTCTACCTGGAGCGGAAAGAAGACCTCGAGGCGTACAGCTCGGCCTTCCGCACCCTGCAGGCACACGCGCTGTCGCCGGAGCACTCGTTGGATCTGATCGCCGCAATCGACCGCGGCGGTCAGTGA